The window TATGTTTCCTTTCTCCAGCATGCTGCACAGCCGTGTCTTGGGGGAACACAccctgctgaaggaggagatggagacgcTCAGGAGGGACGATGCCCAAATTGTCAGAGAGCACAACCACTTGAAACAGAACTGTGAGGAGTTGAAGCGACTGCACAGCCAAGACCAGAAAGAGCTGGCAGACCTCCGACTGCAGCAACAGCAGGTACGGTCCATTCACATGTCCAGATGTTATTGGGGCAAGAACCGCCTGCAGAGATTTAGGATTATGGAACGGGAGCTGAAGGCAATATGCAAATGTTCAGGAGCGTTCCTTCGCTGCTGCATCGCACCGGTTTTAAAAGTGAGAGGTTTTCACCCCTCTATATTTAGAAATCACAGATTTTTGAACATCAAACACTACTGCTTGTTGTCCCCTATGCACTGAGCGCTTTGTTCTGGATGACGCCAGCTGTTTTGAACTACTGTGAAGTGCTGTTGCACACATCGCACACGGGAATATTGCAGTAGAGCGCAAGACTGCCAAGGAGAGGGAAATGCACACGCATTTCTGAAAAGGGCAAATGCAGAAGAAAAGGGCTTTGCCTTTTGGCAAAGGCCACACTGACCCAACCCATGTAGCTGCATCGGTGTCTGCTGTGGAGAATGGGTCAAAACGGGAGTCAGCAGGGTCTGTATCAGCTTAACCTGCCATGCCCAGGCCCAGACTCGCATGGGAAGAAAtatgcacatttttatttacactatttatttttacatgttttattcaaatgCAGGGAAAAGGAAGGTAATGCAGTAAAAAAACTATTTCACTCCTAGAATGACGACTCCAACTATAATGACCAGGTCACAAGTCCTTCTTTTTAAATCCAAAGGGACCCCTCTAACATCTGTTCCCTTCTGCCAATGCTCCTGTatttaaaaagaaggaaaaataagCCATTGTTTTAAGCTATCAAGGATTTGCTTGTGCTATAAAAATAGAATCCTGCACACACATTGATGCCGTCTGTGCTTGAGGTGGGGCTCACCAAATGAGGCCAACTTCAGGTTCACCGGATTGCATCAACATTTTGAGCACCAGTGTGGTATAATGCTTCGGGTGactttgtttcctctgcaggtaaTGAGAGAGAAGGGCTCATCGGAGGTGTTAAACAAACTGTACGACACGGCCATGGACAAGTTGGAGGGTGTGAAGAAGGAGTATGATGCCCTGAGCAAGCGCCACAGTGAGAAGGTGGCCAATCACAACACAGACCTGAGCCGCCTGGAGCAGGCCGACGAGGAGAACAGGAGGCTGCAGAAGCAGATGGACGCGCTGCTCAAACAGCGAGACTCGGCCATGCACTACCAGCAGCAGTATTCCACCTCCATGAGGAGGTGAGAGCGTCGCATGCATGCATAAACAAAAGACATTAGGTGGATCTGAGCAGAGTTTCATTCTGGGGACTATAACTCATTGGTTTCTAGCTAATATTGTTCAAGCCTGTGCTGGTTCCTTGAGCTGCAGGCGACATATCATTTTATATGGCCATCCCATAAAACTGCTCAATAAAATGATCCCCATCTTCCTCTGCCATCCCAGGTTCGATTCAGTGCAGCAGGAGCTGAACAAGTCCTCTGCCCAGAACaaggagctgcagagggagatggAGCGCCTGCAGGCAGAAGTGACCCGCTACAAGAACCTCCAGCTGAAGGCGGCCAAGGACTGCGAGAAGTATAAGGAAGAGAGGGACTCTGTGTTCAACGAGTATCGTCTCATAATGAGCGAGCGCGACCAGGTGATCAAGGAGCTCGACAAGCTGCAGACGGCGCTCGAGGCGGCGGAGGCCCGGGTGAAGAACACCTCCTCCGAGAGGGTGGTGGCCAGCGAAGAGCTGGAGGCGCTGAAGCAGGTACTGGGGTCAGGCATGCATCGGTGGGGATCTCTGGCCAATCACGGCTGCCTAAGGAGACTTTCTGTGTAAACTATCTTCTGTCAGAGTTtaatatcagtgtgtgtgtgtggtaatgaCTTGGGCTACTTATCACTCGGAGGATCAGAGACTAATTTTTTATCAAAGATgctacacaaaatatatttcagctccgcagcctctttttttttaattttttgcagGAATGGAACACAAAAGAATATTGTGAACTAGAACTCTACCGCTCTGCATTAGGccacagatttgttttcacaTTGCACCTCTGTTGTTCTCCGACAGGAGCTGAACTCGTCACTGGTGGACCGCGACAGGGCGATCTGTGAGAGGaacgagctgctggagaaatACTGCCACGAGGTGAAGGACAAGGCCGAGGCCCAGAAGGAGCTGAGTCAGGCTTGCAAGGACATTGAAACGGTCCGGGAGGAGAGGGACGTGGCCCGcaaggagaggacggaggccaTCGTTCAAAGGGATCAGTTGCTCCGAGAGTATTATCAGGCTCGACAGGTAACTGGTGGTCAAAAGTTAGAGCCATGATGAAGCGCTTGGCGCATCCAGTAAACTGTCGGTCACTGGATTACAGAATGTCAGTCGAATGACCCTTGACCCTTGACCAAACGATGCTATCAGATagcactctgaacatccttatGGGGGTCGCATACAGGGCACGGGAACCTCCTCCACATTTCCTTTCAGTCAAACACCTAGTCAGTATTTTCACACCAGATAAAGTCAACTTTATGATCATAAAATATTGGAGCAAGTGCTgttggtaaaaataaataaataaataataatcatattaATGTATATTCGCTGTTCTTAGAAACAAGACAGcgccaccctggacatggagcGAGCCAGTAAGGAGATTGAGATGCTGAGGAAACAGTACGAGGCCATGTCCCAGGAACTGAAGGAGGCCACACAGGAGGCCGAAGTGGCCAAATGTCGACGGGACTGGGCCTTTCAAGAGAGGGACAAAATagtggcagagagggagagcataAGGTCAGTCTGTGCAGGGATGTGCTGCGGATCACGGAGGACGATCTACTTCCTCGCCTCGACTCCTGTCTCCTCCCCTTCACAGGACTCTGTGCGACAACCTGCGGCGGGAACGGGATCGGGCGGTCAGCGATCTGGCAGATGCCCTGCGTAATCTGGACGATATGAGGAAGCAGAAGAACGACGCGCTGCGAGAGCTCAAGGAAATAAAGTGAGCGTCCGCCTCTCGGCTGACGTCACGCGTTGTGCTGCCCGTGCCTCGACAAGCTGTCGTTCTCGGTGTGGGGCGGCGCATGAGCTGTGATATTCTGCCTTCGGAGACATCTTGGAGCTTGACTATTTGCCAGGCGCTGTTTCCTTCTGCCCAGATTAAAAGTACTTCTTAAAACGAAACAAACGCAGTGTTTTCTCGATTGTTTTCTATCTAAACCACCTGCCTGCACGTTAGTTTATATTGAGTAGAACAGCTCCCCCTGCCGTCTAAAGTATATATGGCAGACATTTTTATGTCAAAGTACTGGAGTTGATTTCGTTCTGTGAACAAGGTAGGATTAGGATTTTAATTTCACAACCACCTTGGAGACAGACCCAGGAGACGTGCATCTTGGTCAGTGTTGCAATGTGtgcctttcttttttaaatgtcttataTTTTATTCCTTAAAGAGCAATGGAAGAAAGGAAGtaagaaatattttcaaaacgTGCACACATTTTGAGTGtgacaaatgtctttttctctttgccGTGAAGATCTCCCCTTAATTGCCCATCCTCCCTGAAGTCACTGACCCTTGACTGTGTTCTATGTCATCTTTTaagggagaagatggagagccagctggagaaggaggcccGGTTCTGTCAGCTAATGGCCCACAGTTCTCACGACTCGGCCATCGACACGGACTCCCTGGAGTGGGAGACGGAGGTGGTGGAGTTTGAGAAAGACCGGGTAAGAGCAGCGCTCACTCGCTACTGCCACGCCGTTCTCCTTAGAGACCTGTAAAGACCAGCAAACTCAGTGATGGATTTTATAGATATttgtgagaatgaatgaattttccaTGCAAtctttttatttgctgcattTGACAGGATGGCATGGATTTGATGGCACTTGGTTTTGATATCGCTGAGGGGGTAAATGATCCGTATTTACCAGGAGATTGTGGAATATTTGTGACGAGGGTGGACAAAGGGAGTATCGCAGATGGAAGGTTAAGGTATGAGCTGCCATGAAATGTTGCCCCATGGAAACATTTAATACAATAACAGTTTATTAAATTCCTGCTCATTCATCGGCTTTTGTTTCCAGAGTGAATGATTGGCTGCTGAAGATTAATGACATTGACCTGACCAataaggacaggaagcaggtggTGAAGGCGGTCCTTAACGGGGGCGGCTTGATAAACATGGTGATACGAAGAAGGAAATCTCTTGGAGGAAGGTTCGTCACTCCTGTTCACATCAGCGTCGCGGGACACAAAGGTACGTGAACGTGACAATCATTACTTCCTCACGAATTCATTTGTATGTGCTCGAGTATTCTGTCTTTATAAAACGTGTTCTTTGTTCAGACAGTGGGATTGGACTGGAGAGTGGCGTGTTTGTCGCTGCCGTTGTGCAAGGCAGTCCAGCAGCCAGGGAAGGTTCTCTCACCGTGGGGGATCGACTGATCGCTGTGAGTCTGCTTCATTTAATGAAgtcctcttatttatttattttacctccaACAATCATTTTTCTAGCAGCATTTGTTAGttggttggtttgtctgttGGCAGAATTGCACAAAAACGAAATGGGGTTTCTATGAAACTTGTGGAAAATTCTGGAGTAGATCTCCTTAGAGGGGGTGTGTACTAAACAGTCACTGAACGTTGGACGAGATCTGGAGGAAGGGGttggtgtatttattttaacgAGAATAAAGGCAACCATTGCGACCGTGCACATGCCTTTTTTGGATTTGGTTTGAAtgccctccttttcttttttttttttactcaatcTTTTGGTTTCTCCCACACTATAGCTCACAAAAGTTCTTTAAACTTTCTAATCCAGGCCTTGCTCTTTTCCGGAGCTCCTGATAAGGCAGGATTTGGTTCGGCTCTCCTGCTTTGATCAAACCATCTAAAAACGTGCAGCCTTTGAGGGCTAGGTGGAGCTGCTTTCTCACACACGCTTGTGCTAAATccacacctgagagagagagtgaatgtCAGAATGATTGCTGCGTATCTCCATGTTATCTTCTTTTGAAAAGTATCCTTGAAAAGTCGCAGCACATGATTCCttttttaaaagttatttaaactAAGCCTGTGTTGGCTTTAAGTCCAGAAGCACTCTGATATCTGTGCAGCAGCAACATACCTATATAGCTCGGCAACCACAGTTAGACAGATCTTAATCATTGGAGCCTATAGTATCTATCCTGCCCTAGTGGACCTTAATCACATTAGCATATCAGTTTCTAGAGCtacttattatatataatattaaatggTTGATTTGTTGGCAATACAAAAGCTCCCGAGTGTTGAATCAGCTATGAAATATGCATGGGCTCCTTGTCGGTAGCTGAACTCCTGTGAGCATCTTTGAACTCCCCTCTGAGCCATAAAGTATCAGAttgtttccatccatccatttctcGTTCCGTCCTCAAGTTATTTCACGATATAGCTCATCCATAATATATGACTCACTTTATTTGGTATCCTGACTGTTTCAAATGAGCGTCCTCCCCAGTGGGCCCGCTGTGCTTTGCAATGTGCATATTTGCAGCGTGAGGGTTCTTCAGACTGAAACGTTTAGGCCTAGATTTGTTTATGTTTACGACGCCGCAGCAGAGTGAGACGTGTCTTGGGTCCCACACTCTTATGTTCAAGGAggtgctacctgtgtgtgtgcacctaaTTTAATATCTATGCACGCACACAAGCCCTCGGGCGAATCAAAAACAGACTTGCATTGGTTTAGCGTGAAGAACCCGTCTTTGTGTCGGTTGTAATTCTTTTCTCTGCTCCCCAGATAAATGGCATTGCTCTGGATAACAAATCTGTGACGGAGTGTGAGGCTCTGTTACGGAGTTGCAGGGACTCTCTCAGCTTGTCTCTTATGAAGGTGGGCCACAGTCGTCGTCCTGATCACCTGCTCTATGGTGTTACTGAAGACATTTGCACATGACTTCGTACTTGTCTATTTTGGTTGATGCATGAAGGGAATTGATTAGCTACACCCCTTTCTATTTTACAATTCAATGCACCATGTTCATGTCTTTTGTGTGACTAATTCTTTCATCTGACCTCCACAGTTCTTCCCTCACAGCACATCAGGCCAGAACATCTTTGAGAGTTTGCGCGAGTCATCGGAAAAGTCCAATGGGCGCGTGCAGCTGTCCGAGATTCACTCGCGGAATAGCCGCAACCTCAAACACAACAGTTCGACACAGACGGACATCTTCTGCCCGGACATCGGAAGCATCAGCACAAGTAGCATCTCTGGGGACAGGAGGAAGGCCAGGGTTGAACCTGATGAGGTGTACGGTGACGTCAGCAAACCGTTCTCCACAGGTTCCCTCCACGCCGTAGGCCTTCGGCCAGCCTCTGACTTGGGCGCGGGCCGGTATGGCCCCAGTGCTTTTCAAGCGTGCTGTCCCTACACAAAGGCACCGTCCTCCTTGCCCTTTGACCCCATCTCTGCCTCGGACTGCATCACAATGGAGACAAACACGGAGAAGAAGCACAGCGGTGGGACGTGGCCCAAAATGATGGTGGGAGGTATGTCGGTCGCGCCAGATAATGCCGGTCCAATCTCAGCAGCGGCTCAACTCTCCATCTACAAATCGCCCAAGCAGAGGAAGTCGATCTTTGATCCAGACACTTTCAAAACGCCTACTAAGATGGAGTACatggcagccaatcagattgcaGCAGTGGCTGCCACTGCAATATCCCACTCGCCGCAGCCTTTGAAGGCGGAGTCCCACGCCTCCT of the Brachionichthys hirsutus isolate HB-005 unplaced genomic scaffold, CSIRO-AGI_Bhir_v1 contig_820, whole genome shotgun sequence genome contains:
- the LOC137917068 gene encoding disks large homolog 5-like, which codes for MPTGSTYSVLSTMPSDSESSSSLSSVGSPVNGDASSSPPAINDNRPSGDHLDTILFQLRQVTRERDELRKRLALASPGTTFDDCRPNSKASHDYERLKSQCMRAMADLQSLQNQHTKTLKRCEEAVKEADFYHMLHSRVLGEHTLLKEEMETLRRDDAQIVREHNHLKQNCEELKRLHSQDQKELADLRLQQQQVMREKGSSEVLNKLYDTAMDKLEGVKKEYDALSKRHSEKVANHNTDLSRLEQADEENRRLQKQMDALLKQRDSAMHYQQQYSTSMRRFDSVQQELNKSSAQNKELQREMERLQAEVTRYKNLQLKAAKDCEKYKEERDSVFNEYRLIMSERDQVIKELDKLQTALEAAEARVKNTSSERVVASEELEALKQELNSSLVDRDRAICERNELLEKYCHEVKDKAEAQKELSQACKDIETVREERDVARKERTEAIVQRDQLLREYYQARQKQDSATLDMERASKEIEMLRKQYEAMSQELKEATQEAEVAKCRRDWAFQERDKIVAERESIRTLCDNLRRERDRAVSDLADALRNLDDMRKQKNDALRELKEIKEKMESQLEKEARFCQLMAHSSHDSAIDTDSLEWETEVVEFEKDRDGMDLMALGFDIAEGVNDPYLPGDCGIFVTRVDKGSIADGRLRVNDWLLKINDIDLTNKDRKQVVKAVLNGGGLINMVIRRRKSLGGRFVTPVHISVAGHKDSGIGLESGVFVAAVVQGSPAAREGSLTVGDRLIAINGIALDNKSVTECEALLRSCRDSLSLSLMKFFPHSTSGQNIFESLRESSEKSNGRVQLSEIHSRNSRNLKHNSSTQTDIFCPDIGSISTSSISGDRRKARVEPDEVYGDVSKPFSTGSLHAVGLRPASDLGAGRYGPSAFQACCPYTKAPSSLPFDPISASDCITMETNTEKKHSGGTWPKMMVGGMSVAPDNAGPISAAAQLSIYKSPKQRKSIFDPDTFKTPTKMEYMAANQIAAVAATAISHSPQPLKAESHASSSTPTPTPPTPPTRSDSFKFKHKHQSSSASDCTITSDGKGEAAISMAAGESRERSERERDRNGNHYFLEGKVLTSRKSCDEDIGRTRGEEPEVKRPRPKSAPALRRRMTPQTVTLPTFQSYSNDEHSPEPRDMLRSSPSRSHRHSVGFVPTVYSGSLPPNSAHRGLSPCPAVTAVMRNPVYTVRSHRVHASNCPSVASQICHQHTHTSPQHQGRLSLDLSQQKRTNDYSESISSRSSRASHGTNSLPSSARLGSSNNVQYRTERIKLPSTPRYPRSMLGSDRGSLSHSECSSPSLITPPQSPLNLETSSFASSQSQGSISTLPRISVSPMPIGERRKDRSLYHNRSFLRIPLAARPRFSSLRSLRPYLEEPRNVIVHKGAEPLGISIVSGENGGIFVSKVTGGSIAHQAGLEYGDQLLEYNGINLRNATEQQARLIIGQQCDTITIMAQYNPHMYQLGNHSRSSSRLEPVSAQSTPQGSGAASPENHSAIDTLSEQDEGTLTPSSKQTTPTTSPHNFIRMPPEGSRKVGEPRLVMVRRPGVEVGVALCGGNLRGVYIESLDEDSPARGPDGLQPGDLILEYNSVNMKNKTAEEVYVEMLKPAETVTLKVQHRPDDFSIHKDVPGDGFYIRALYERVGE